DNA from Polyangia bacterium:
TCGAAAGAGCCCGACACCCCGCCCGCCCTGGCGCGGCGCCAGGATGTCAATCTCCTTTACTGGCGCCACCAGGGGCGCGCCTATGCGCTCGTCGGCCAAACCGACGTCGGCTATCTCTGGGGCATCGCCAACGACGTCGCCTGGCAGCTCGACGCGATCTGAGCGCGGCGCTCCACCCTCACCCACCATCGCTGGCGCGATGTTCCCCCTCTCCCGCGGTGTGTAAAGGCCGGAGACATGGTGGACAGGTGTTCGGGGACATGGTGGACAGATTGACACGGACGCAGCTCGTCCCGGTAGTCCACAGGAGGGCCCCGCGCCGTTCGCTCGCGCTATCAAGCGCGCAGCGGGCGGGCGGCGCGGGAGGTGCCTGTGGACCCACCGGGGCGAGCGTCTCGGCGAGCGGCTCACGGCGCCGCCTCGCGCAGATCCACGGCGCCGACGCCTTGAGCGCAGAACAGGACATCGAAGCAGCCATCTTGGTCGGTCGGACGCAGTGCGACCCGACGGCCGGCGAAGGCCCGGCCGAGCTTGACCGGTCGATTGCGCAAGCTCAACCAGCCGTCCGCATCGACCCGGCGCACGATCGCCTCGGGACCGTAGTCGAACGGCTCGATCTTTTCCGGAAACGGCCGCGGGCTCGGGCAGTAGCGCACCGCAGGGGTCGCCAGATCGAGCGCCTGGTGCGGCCGCTGTGTGTTGTACACCACCCGCCATTCGTCAAACCGGCGCTGGCACGCGCCAAGATCGGCAAAGGCGCGCCGGCCGATCACCTCGGCCATCAGGGTACGATGAAACCGCTCGTCCTTGCCTTGGGTTTGCGGATGGTAGGGCCGGCCGTGGCTGACCCCCACACCAAGCTCGAGCAGCCATACCGTCAGCCAAGTATGACGGTGCACGGCATCCGACCCCCACGGGGCGCCATTGTCCATCAGCATGCGCTCGGGCAGCCCGTAACGTCGAAAGATCGCGGTCAGCTCGCCCTGCACCGTGGCCGCGCGCTCGTCGCCGCAGGCGCGCAGCCCGATGGCGTAACGCGAGTGGTCGTCGACCACGGTCAGCGGGTGACAGCGTCCCGCATGCGTCGCAAAATGCCCCTTGTAGTCCATCTGCCACAGCTCGTTCGGCGCCGCCCGCTCAAACCGTTCAAACGGTTTGTGGCCAGTGCCGGCCGCCGGCTCGAGGCGGCCATGGCGATGCAATACCGCGGTAATCGTGCTGGCGCTCGGCACCGCCTGGTGCTTGAGATCCTGCAGCCGGCGACGGATCTTGCGCCCACCCCAGGCGGGGTGTTCGTCGCGCACCGCCAGCACCAAGCTTTCCATCGCCGGCGCGCTGCGCCCCGGCGAATGCTGCGGGCGCCGCGAGCGGTTCGCC
Protein-coding regions in this window:
- a CDS encoding IS481 family transposase, with translation MPWSEKSIMLQRHEFVMLFEQEGVNRRELCRRFGVSPTIGYRLLARWRADGKAGLANRSRRPQHSPGRSAPAMESLVLAVRDEHPAWGGRKIRRRLQDLKHQAVPSASTITAVLHRHGRLEPAAGTGHKPFERFERAAPNELWQMDYKGHFATHAGRCHPLTVVDDHSRYAIGLRACGDERAATVQGELTAIFRRYGLPERMLMDNGAPWGSDAVHRHTWLTVWLLELGVGVSHGRPYHPQTQGKDERFHRTLMAEVIGRRAFADLGACQRRFDEWRVVYNTQRPHQALDLATPAVRYCPSPRPFPEKIEPFDYGPEAIVRRVDADGWLSLRNRPVKLGRAFAGRRVALRPTDQDGCFDVLFCAQGVGAVDLREAAP